The following is a genomic window from Lusitaniella coriacea LEGE 07157.
TATAAGAGACAGGGGGAAGCGGGGGGAGTGGGAAGAGCATTAACAGCGTTATTCATAACTCTGTTCCCTGTTCCCTGTTCCCTGTTCCCTGTTCCCTGAACATGGTTGCGAAAATCGTAACCGATCGCGCTAACCAACCCTTGGTCGCGTACCATAATGGAAATCCCGAATAAACGAATATCAATCGTGAAATCCCAATCTTTTTTACCCACCGTAGCAACTCCGAACAATCTCAAGACAATTCGCCCCAAAATGCTGGGATTGCGTTCTCTGGCTGCTGCCCTAACCTTATTGAGTTTAACGTTTCCCATGTCTGCTGAAGCTCAAGAACGTGTCTTGCGCACCCTAACCGTTACCGGACAAGGGGAAGAAGTGATTCCCACCACCATCACGCGAGTACAGTTGGGGGTTGAAGTGCGCGGCAATACTGCCGAAGAAGTCCAGCAAGAAGTCGCGAGTCGCACGGCTGCGGTTGTCGATTTATTGCGATCGCGCAATGTGGAACAACTGCAAACAACAGGCATTCGACTGCAACCCCAATACGATTACCGCAACGACGAACGGCGCTTTCGCGGCTATGTTGGCACGAATTCCGTCAGCTTCCGCATTGGCACAGAACAGGCGGGAGGTTTGATGGATGAAGCGGTTAAGGTTGGGGCAACGAAAATTGATGGTGTAAGCTTTTTAGCAACAGATCGCGCGATCGCGTCCGCCGAAAAAGAGGCACTGCGCGATGCAACCCAAGACGCACAGGAACAAGCTGAAGTCGTTCTCAACGCCTTAAATCTTACCCGAAAGGAAATTGTCAGCATCCAAATTAACGGCGCGAATTCCCCACGCCCCCCCATGCTACAAAATGCAATGCTGAGATCGGAAAGTGCTAGCACTCCTGTTATTGGCGGCGACCAAGTAGTTCGTGCTTCGGTAACGTTGGAAATTCTTTACTAAATTACGCCTGATATGGATTAGAATCGCCAAGCCAACATTTACCGTATCTATCTCCCCTCTCCCAGGTTTGGGAGAGGTCGGAACGCCTCTGAGGTTTCTACGGCGGTCACAAGCATCTGAGGAGACCTCAGATGTCGCCACCTCCTCAGAGGACGCAAGCCGACCTTAAGGGGTTGGGGGTGAGGGCTTTGGAGGCTTCTGAGGATTCTAAGAACACCCTAAAGACTCGCTGGTGGAGACACCCGTTTGAGAATTAACCCCCGTTGCCTTTGCACAAAGTTCTTTGATTTGCGCGCCATCGAAAATGGCGTTAGTGAAATCAGCCCCGGTAATATTTGTATCCTCAAATGTGGAGACAAGAAAGAGGGTTTCCTCAAAAATTGCGTCGCTCAAATCCGCTCTAGTAAAGTCTACTTGGTCTGCCATCCCATAGCTGAGATTCGCACTGTGCAAGTTGGCTTCCGTCATTACCGAGGCGCTGAACACCGAACCGCGCAAATCCGCATCGCTGAAATCGGTACTGTGCAAATTTGCATTGGAAAATTCCGCCGCGTGAAAGGTTTGCCCGGAAAAATCTTTTCCCATTAACATCGCATTGCTATAGGATGCGGGAGGATCGTAATATTTGGTTGCCTGAGCCAGTGCGGGACGCGGGAGAACAAGAAGCGCGATCGCGGCAACAAAGCCAACGAGCTGTAAAAGAATGTTAATCATTGCAATATTTAAAAATGGGCGATACTGGATTTGAACCAGTGACCCCTTCCGTGTGAAGGAAGTGCGCTACCCCTGTGCTAATCGCCCTTATCAAGTTTTAAATTGTAGCATAATCACGCCTTCATGCGCGCCTTTTGATTCTTTGATATCGATAGGAGGTTGAATTTTCCTAATGCAACTCTATATGTTTTGTAGTACAATATAATACATTAATTAGATCGAGTGCCATCTACCTGCATTCCTTCCCAATACTTTTGTTTAAAAACACTGAATTACCATGCCTTACGAACAGCTTAAACTCTCTACTGAAAAACCCGTTCTCTCTTGGGCGGGACATCCCCTCGCCAGCCAAGAAATCCAGATGGCAAAAAACGTGTCATCTCTTCCTTTTGTCTTCAAACACGTTGCCCTCATGCCTGACGTACACTTGGGTAGAGGCGCACTTGTGGGTTCGGTTGTTGCCACCAAAGATGCAGTCATCCCGGCAGCAGTTGGCGTGGATATTGGTTGCGGAATGGCAGCAGTGAAAACGCCCTTTCACGCCAAGCAATTGGATGGCAAACTCAAAAAAATCCGCAAAGATATTGAAGCGGCAATTCCCGTTGGTTTCAACCAAAATAAAATAGCCGATAGAGATGCTTCTAACTGGCAGGGATGGCAAGACTTCAAAAATCTGCATTCCGGCGTAAGCGACTTAAAAGGGAAAGCGATGCGGCAATTGGGTTCTCTGGGTGGCGGCAATCACTTCATCGAACTGTGTCTCGACAGCGAAGAACAGGTATGGATGATGCTACACTCCGGTTCCCGCAATATTGGCAACGTGCTGGCGCAGTGCCACATCAGCACGGCAAAAGACCTGGCAAAAATGACGCAAACCTATCTTCCCGACCCGGATTTGGCTTATTTTGTCGCTGGAACGCCAAAATTTGAAGCATATTGGCACGATTTGCAGTGGGCGCAAAACTACGCTCGTTACAATCGAGATGTGATGATGGTGCGGTTTAAGCGAATTGTTGAGAAACATTTGGCAGGGGGAAAACCCACAAAACCTTTATTGGAAGTCAATTGCCATCACAACTATGCGGAAAAAGAAGTGCATTTCGGCGAAGAAGTTTACCTCACTCGTAAGGGTGCAGTCCGCGCGCAGGAAGAGGATTATGGGATTATTCCCGGTTCGATGGGTGCAAAGTCTTTTATTGTCAAAGGGAAGGGCAATTTAGCCAGCTATTGTAGTTGTTCCCACGGTGCGGGTCGTAAAATGTCTCGCACGAAGGCGAAGAAACAGTTTTCCCTCGACGATTTGCTCGAACAAACCCAAGGGGTGGAATGCCGCAAGGATAAGGGTATTTTGGATGAAATTCCTGGAGCTTACAAATCCATTGATGAGGTGATGAATCAGCAATTAGATTTGGTGGAAATTGTCGCCACGTTGAAACAAGTTGTTTGCGTTAAAGGGTGAGTTTTTTCTAAGTACAGGACAAAAGTTGCTGCGAATCCAATTATGATTGAACGAGTTGAGTTGAATGCAATGACACCCAACAGAGGCAAGACTTATAAACCTTTTGTTGGGTTTCGCTCTTGCTCAACACCAACCTACGGAAATACGTCACTTCTCAGGCATTTCATTTTTTATCCTGTACAGAGGAGTTTTTTGGGAATTTGTTGAATCTCTAATTGCATTTCAAACAAAATTATCTCCCAAACTTTTCATTATGATTGCTCTATCAGATCGCTCTAAGCTGACTCCGGAAGAATAC
Proteins encoded in this region:
- a CDS encoding RtcB family protein encodes the protein MPYEQLKLSTEKPVLSWAGHPLASQEIQMAKNVSSLPFVFKHVALMPDVHLGRGALVGSVVATKDAVIPAAVGVDIGCGMAAVKTPFHAKQLDGKLKKIRKDIEAAIPVGFNQNKIADRDASNWQGWQDFKNLHSGVSDLKGKAMRQLGSLGGGNHFIELCLDSEEQVWMMLHSGSRNIGNVLAQCHISTAKDLAKMTQTYLPDPDLAYFVAGTPKFEAYWHDLQWAQNYARYNRDVMMVRFKRIVEKHLAGGKPTKPLLEVNCHHNYAEKEVHFGEEVYLTRKGAVRAQEEDYGIIPGSMGAKSFIVKGKGNLASYCSCSHGAGRKMSRTKAKKQFSLDDLLEQTQGVECRKDKGILDEIPGAYKSIDEVMNQQLDLVEIVATLKQVVCVKG
- a CDS encoding SIMPL domain-containing protein; the protein is MLGLRSLAAALTLLSLTFPMSAEAQERVLRTLTVTGQGEEVIPTTITRVQLGVEVRGNTAEEVQQEVASRTAAVVDLLRSRNVEQLQTTGIRLQPQYDYRNDERRFRGYVGTNSVSFRIGTEQAGGLMDEAVKVGATKIDGVSFLATDRAIASAEKEALRDATQDAQEQAEVVLNALNLTRKEIVSIQINGANSPRPPMLQNAMLRSESASTPVIGGDQVVRASVTLEILY
- a CDS encoding pentapeptide repeat-containing protein, whose amino-acid sequence is MINILLQLVGFVAAIALLVLPRPALAQATKYYDPPASYSNAMLMGKDFSGQTFHAAEFSNANLHSTDFSDADLRGSVFSASVMTEANLHSANLSYGMADQVDFTRADLSDAIFEETLFLVSTFEDTNITGADFTNAIFDGAQIKELCAKATGVNSQTGVSTSESLGCS